Proteins encoded within one genomic window of Brachybacterium muris:
- a CDS encoding nucleoside/nucleotide kinase family protein, with the protein MPSPEAEPASPSVPAAAPASAPTAATAARAVTAARVLLDEALRSSGRRVLGITGAPGAGKSTLTALLASQLPAGSCAVVPMDGFHLADMALDRMGRRNRKGAPDTFDAAGYVALLQRLRTAQPHDPPVWAPMFERDLEQPLAGAIEVAGDVPLVLTEGNYLLLDDGPFAQVRSLLDACWFVETPESLRHQRLIARHELFGKDPEAARAWALGPDEANAHLVEATRHRADRVITLG; encoded by the coding sequence ATGCCGTCCCCGGAGGCAGAACCGGCATCGCCATCGGTCCCCGCGGCAGCACCGGCATCGGCACCCACGGCAGCTACCGCGGCGCGGGCCGTCACGGCTGCCCGGGTGCTGCTGGACGAGGCACTGCGCAGCAGTGGCCGCCGCGTCCTGGGGATCACCGGCGCACCCGGTGCCGGCAAGTCCACGCTCACCGCACTGCTGGCTTCCCAGCTGCCGGCGGGCTCCTGCGCGGTGGTGCCGATGGACGGATTCCACCTGGCCGACATGGCCCTGGACCGGATGGGCCGCCGTAACCGCAAGGGCGCCCCGGACACCTTCGACGCGGCCGGGTACGTCGCCCTGCTGCAGCGCCTGCGCACCGCCCAGCCGCACGACCCACCCGTGTGGGCACCGATGTTCGAGCGAGACCTGGAGCAGCCCCTCGCCGGGGCGATCGAGGTCGCAGGCGATGTGCCGCTGGTCCTCACCGAGGGCAACTACCTGCTGCTGGATGACGGTCCCTTCGCGCAGGTCAGGTCGCTACTGGATGCGTGCTGGTTCGTCGAGACCCCGGAGTCGCTGCGCCACCAGCGGCTGATCGCACGGCACGAGCTGTTCGGCAAGGACCCCGAGGCCGCGCGGGCCTGGGCCCTCGGCCCCGATGAGGCCAACGCCCACCTCGTCGAGGCCACCCGCCACCGGGCCGACCGGGTGATCACCCTGGGCTGA
- a CDS encoding GNAT family N-acetyltransferase codes for MAFTVHQEIPTDAELVSLYEAVGWSAYTDDAERLARAVRGSHLVLCARNDASGSLVGLVRTVSDGETIVYVQDILVTPDDQREGIGGALLDAVLEHYADVRQLVLLTDDEPGQRAFYESRGLTEAHDMAPHPTRAFVRFA; via the coding sequence ATGGCCTTCACCGTGCACCAGGAGATCCCCACTGACGCCGAGCTGGTCTCGCTGTACGAGGCGGTGGGATGGAGCGCCTACACCGACGATGCGGAGCGCCTGGCACGTGCAGTGCGCGGATCCCACCTGGTGCTGTGCGCTCGCAACGATGCGAGCGGTTCCCTGGTGGGTCTGGTCCGTACGGTCTCGGACGGGGAGACCATCGTGTACGTGCAGGACATCCTGGTCACGCCCGATGATCAGCGCGAGGGCATCGGCGGCGCGCTCCTGGACGCAGTGCTGGAGCACTACGCCGACGTGCGGCAGCTGGTGCTTCTCACGGACGACGAGCCAGGACAGCGGGCCTTCTACGAGTCGCGCGGGCTCACCGAGGCCCACGACATGGCCCCGCACCCCACCCGGGCCTTCGTGCGCTTCGCCTGA
- a CDS encoding glycoside hydrolase family 3 protein — MNDQNHTPTPSDRSAHRSAATPATHRTLSRRGALAAGGAASLLPFATMGAASAAPAGKGGKGKGNGKGKDKGKGGGKNTVDIDALLSEMTVEQKIGQMFVAVGYGATADESHRSNTTTTGVDTIEQIVRTHHVGGLIYFAWSGNMVDIPQVTTLSNDAQKAALDSGGIPLLISTDEERGVVFRLPAPATPLPGAMGLGATGSHSHARKAGDIIGTELRACGINQGFAPVVDVNIEAQNPVIGVRSFGADPEMVSRLATAQIAGMQKADCSSTVKHFPGHGDTAVDSHYGLPVIDHTREELDELDLPPFIAAIEEGVDAIMTAHIVVPVLDDSGLPATLSKPILTGLLREELGYEGVIVTDSLAMEGVRTIFSDDRVPVEAILAGADQMLMPPNLTVAISGVRDAVANGEITEERLDESVRRILTQKVKRGIFDEPYADVDEAVAAVGTRKSVKTAQKVADDSVTLIADDGTLPLRRRTKLLVTGVGSQAVLDNTVAELKEQGIEATGLLLGTINAAAQAKAVAAAADADAEAVLVLTSSAGFVTPKVQVDLVKALVDTGKPVINASLRNPYDVVHVGPVNSSIAAYGNSACNVRAVARLVAGEIKPKGELPVAIPEADGTGEAYPLGHKARFGG; from the coding sequence ATGAACGACCAGAACCACACCCCCACTCCGTCAGACCGCAGCGCCCACCGCAGCGCAGCGACTCCGGCCACCCACCGCACCCTCAGCCGTCGCGGCGCCCTCGCCGCCGGCGGTGCTGCCTCGCTGCTGCCCTTCGCCACGATGGGCGCCGCCAGCGCTGCCCCCGCCGGCAAGGGCGGCAAGGGCAAGGGGAACGGCAAGGGTAAGGACAAGGGCAAGGGCGGTGGCAAGAACACCGTCGACATCGACGCGCTGCTCTCCGAGATGACCGTCGAGCAGAAGATCGGCCAGATGTTCGTGGCTGTCGGCTACGGAGCCACCGCCGATGAGTCCCACCGCTCCAACACCACCACCACGGGCGTGGACACCATCGAGCAGATCGTCCGCACCCACCACGTGGGCGGCCTGATCTACTTCGCGTGGAGCGGCAACATGGTGGACATCCCGCAGGTCACCACCCTGTCCAATGACGCCCAGAAGGCCGCTCTGGACTCCGGCGGGATCCCACTGCTGATCAGCACCGACGAGGAGCGCGGCGTGGTGTTCCGCCTGCCCGCCCCCGCCACCCCGCTGCCCGGCGCGATGGGCCTGGGCGCCACCGGCTCCCACAGTCACGCCCGCAAGGCCGGGGACATCATCGGCACCGAACTGCGGGCCTGCGGCATCAACCAGGGCTTCGCACCCGTGGTCGACGTCAACATCGAGGCGCAGAACCCCGTGATCGGCGTGCGCTCCTTCGGTGCGGACCCGGAGATGGTCTCGCGCCTGGCCACCGCCCAGATCGCAGGCATGCAGAAGGCCGACTGCTCCTCCACCGTCAAGCACTTCCCCGGCCACGGCGACACCGCGGTGGACTCCCACTACGGGCTGCCGGTCATCGACCACACCCGCGAGGAGCTCGACGAGCTGGACCTGCCCCCGTTCATCGCTGCCATCGAGGAGGGTGTGGACGCGATCATGACCGCCCACATCGTGGTGCCGGTGCTGGACGACTCGGGCCTGCCCGCCACCCTCTCCAAGCCGATCCTCACCGGTCTGCTGCGCGAGGAACTGGGCTACGAGGGCGTCATCGTCACCGACTCCCTGGCCATGGAGGGCGTGCGCACAATCTTCTCCGACGACCGGGTGCCGGTCGAGGCGATCCTGGCCGGCGCCGACCAGATGCTGATGCCGCCGAACCTGACCGTCGCCATCAGCGGCGTGCGCGACGCGGTCGCCAACGGTGAGATCACCGAGGAGCGCCTGGACGAGTCGGTGCGCCGCATCCTCACCCAGAAGGTCAAGCGCGGCATCTTCGATGAGCCCTACGCGGACGTGGACGAGGCGGTGGCGGCAGTGGGCACCCGCAAGTCCGTCAAGACTGCCCAGAAGGTCGCCGACGATTCCGTCACCCTCATCGCCGACGACGGCACCCTCCCGCTGCGTCGCCGCACGAAGCTGCTGGTCACCGGGGTCGGTTCGCAGGCGGTGCTCGACAACACCGTGGCCGAGCTGAAGGAGCAGGGCATCGAGGCCACCGGCCTGTTGCTGGGCACCATCAACGCTGCCGCCCAGGCGAAGGCGGTCGCTGCTGCGGCCGACGCCGACGCCGAGGCGGTGCTGGTGCTCACCTCATCGGCCGGGTTCGTGACCCCGAAGGTGCAGGTGGACCTGGTCAAGGCACTGGTGGACACCGGGAAGCCGGTCATCAACGCCTCGCTGCGCAACCCCTACGACGTGGTGCACGTGGGCCCGGTCAACAGCTCGATCGCCGCCTACGGCAACTCGGCCTGCAATGTGCGGGCCGTGGCACGCCTGGTCGCGGGCGAGATCAAGCCCAAGGGTGAGCTGCCGGTCGCGATCCCCGAGGCCGATGGCACCGGCGAGGCCTACCCGCTGGGCCACAAGGCACGCTTCGGCGGCTGA
- a CDS encoding exo-beta-N-acetylmuramidase NamZ domain-containing protein, producing MNQNPSPHPKSVGRRRALAALGALPAGALIGTAAANAHPSDNGKGKGNGKGKGNGKGKGNKGQFRLGVENLLSDELDTLKGARVGLITNPTGADRELRSVIDLLIEKQGEGDFELVALYGPEHGVRGAEPAGGYVEDYIDEKTGLPVRSLYGKTQKPTPAMIADVDLLIFDIQDIGTRFYTYIWTLYYAMEAASENGKRFVVLDRPNPLGSEAEGFVLDPALSSFVGLKAIPQRHGLTVGELAKLFNGEFLGGKVDLEVIEMSGYDPEDPPSEDLPWVLPSPNIPTLDTAVVYPGTGLIESLNISEGRGTTTPFLWFGAPFITEQHIDAIIADLHGADLPGMIARPMFATPASSKQAGKFSGGVQLHITDRDAFEPVRTGVHVLAALLRNVPEVDWREGDKCRTEADICWIDRLSGTKRMRQMLEAGDDPDAIVKAWKKELRAFTDTARQYRIY from the coding sequence GTGAACCAGAATCCCAGCCCCCACCCGAAGTCCGTGGGCCGTCGTCGTGCGCTCGCCGCGCTCGGCGCCCTGCCCGCCGGGGCACTCATCGGCACCGCCGCCGCCAATGCCCACCCCAGCGACAACGGCAAGGGGAAGGGCAACGGGAAGGGGAAGGGCAACGGAAAGGGCAAGGGCAACAAGGGCCAGTTCCGCCTGGGTGTGGAGAACCTCCTGTCCGACGAGCTCGACACCCTCAAGGGGGCCCGCGTCGGCCTGATCACCAACCCCACCGGCGCCGACCGCGAACTGCGCTCCGTGATCGACCTGCTGATCGAGAAGCAGGGCGAGGGCGACTTCGAGCTGGTGGCCCTGTACGGCCCCGAGCACGGCGTGCGCGGCGCGGAGCCTGCCGGCGGCTACGTCGAGGACTACATCGACGAGAAGACCGGACTGCCGGTGCGGTCCCTGTACGGGAAGACCCAGAAGCCCACCCCGGCGATGATCGCCGATGTGGACCTGCTGATCTTCGACATCCAGGACATCGGCACCCGCTTCTACACCTACATCTGGACCCTGTACTACGCGATGGAGGCCGCGTCCGAGAACGGCAAGCGCTTCGTGGTGCTGGACCGTCCGAACCCCCTGGGCTCCGAGGCCGAGGGTTTCGTGCTGGACCCGGCGCTGTCCTCCTTCGTGGGGCTGAAGGCCATCCCGCAGCGCCACGGCCTCACCGTGGGCGAGCTCGCGAAGCTGTTCAACGGTGAGTTCCTGGGCGGCAAGGTCGATCTCGAAGTGATCGAGATGAGCGGCTACGACCCGGAGGACCCGCCCAGCGAGGACCTCCCCTGGGTGCTGCCCTCCCCGAACATCCCCACCCTGGACACCGCCGTGGTGTACCCGGGCACGGGCCTGATCGAGTCGCTGAACATCTCCGAGGGTCGCGGCACCACCACCCCGTTCCTGTGGTTCGGGGCCCCGTTCATCACCGAGCAGCACATCGACGCGATCATCGCGGACCTGCACGGTGCGGACCTGCCCGGCATGATCGCCCGCCCGATGTTCGCCACCCCCGCCTCGTCCAAGCAGGCCGGGAAGTTCAGCGGCGGCGTGCAGCTGCACATCACCGACCGTGACGCCTTCGAGCCCGTGCGCACCGGTGTGCACGTGCTCGCCGCGCTGCTGCGTAACGTCCCCGAGGTCGACTGGCGCGAGGGCGACAAGTGCCGCACCGAGGCCGACATCTGCTGGATCGACCGCCTCTCGGGAACCAAGCGCATGCGCCAGATGCTCGAGGCCGGTGACGACCCCGACGCCATCGTGAAGGCGTGGAAGAAGGAACTGCGCGCCTTCACCGACACCGCCCGCCAGTACCGCATCTACTGA
- a CDS encoding aldo/keto reductase, which yields MSTSDSITPRSIGSLSVSPIGLGVMPLSQGRGDAAPQEQARATVHAALDAGITFLDTADIYAPSWDTMGHNEKVVADALDTWDGDRSGIVVATKGGITRGEGETWGRDGSAAYLRSALEKSLKNLGTDAVDLYYWHRPDRSIRYAEGIETLAALKQEGLIKEIGISNANVEEIDVAIDVLGEGGLAAVQNQFSPTFFQTSRDELKHCGEHGIAFVLWSPLGGTGGGASGVGERFPQIARIAKAHDVSPQQVVLAWQLGLGDHVIPIPGASRPESIADSARAMTLELTGEEFQELCAIIA from the coding sequence ATGAGCACCTCCGACTCCATCACCCCGCGCAGCATCGGCTCCCTGTCCGTCTCACCCATCGGCCTGGGCGTGATGCCCCTGTCGCAGGGCCGCGGCGACGCCGCCCCGCAGGAGCAGGCCCGCGCCACCGTGCACGCCGCTCTGGACGCCGGCATCACCTTCCTCGACACCGCCGACATCTACGCCCCCTCCTGGGACACGATGGGCCACAACGAGAAGGTCGTGGCCGACGCCCTCGACACCTGGGACGGCGACCGCTCCGGCATCGTGGTGGCCACCAAGGGCGGCATCACCCGTGGTGAGGGCGAGACCTGGGGCCGTGACGGCTCGGCCGCCTACCTCCGTTCGGCCCTGGAGAAGTCCCTGAAGAACCTCGGCACCGATGCGGTGGACCTGTACTACTGGCATCGCCCCGATCGTTCGATCCGCTACGCCGAGGGCATCGAGACCCTTGCCGCACTGAAGCAGGAAGGCCTGATCAAGGAGATCGGCATCTCCAACGCGAACGTGGAGGAGATCGACGTGGCGATCGACGTGCTGGGTGAAGGCGGTCTTGCCGCGGTGCAGAACCAGTTCTCACCCACCTTCTTCCAGACCAGCCGCGACGAGTTGAAGCACTGCGGCGAGCACGGCATCGCTTTCGTGCTCTGGTCGCCGCTGGGCGGCACCGGTGGCGGAGCCAGCGGTGTGGGGGAGAGGTTCCCGCAGATCGCCCGCATCGCGAAGGCCCATGACGTGTCCCCGCAGCAGGTGGTGCTGGCCTGGCAGCTGGGCCTCGGCGACCACGTGATCCCGATCCCGGGTGCGAGCCGCCCCGAGTCCATCGCCGATTCGGCGAGGGCGATGACCTTGGAGCTGACCGGGGAGGAGTTCCAGGAGCTCTGCGCGATCATCGCCTGA